In the Bos taurus isolate L1 Dominette 01449 registration number 42190680 breed Hereford chromosome 21, ARS-UCD2.0, whole genome shotgun sequence genome, one interval contains:
- the FSCB gene encoding fibrous sheath CABYR-binding protein (The RefSeq protein has 1 substitution compared to this genomic sequence), which produces MEEKDESEQSISAGRQEIRKRRRPSQPMVDKSQQTEVTEKKKQLSIPQSSGPKAALSIGNIPGSKLNYECHRVSSQLQQTWIKRKRVQDMADKSLQTETIAEEKKEEIKLVCEAVVPEEKPAAVEVGPEFPESVREVEVPPNRYSVQVKIDRSQQTTCTGDWTMMNFPQKEKLDKEQQTYFSESEIVVIGWPTNSFSKSKEGAQKRKSSGNIFLSEHPEFQPTTSSNEEIRRPSISRTVSISPTKKDSPVPLEDEKDVPVEVQPPAAEEISAEEQLPLAETTSEEVPVAVQPPPAEEPPLEAQPSPTEEAPGDEAPAKVEPTPAEEALSEKPPAEEALVEIQPSPVEEAAGDEAPAKVEATSSEETLLKEPLTEVQPPAAEEAPIQDTPELQLSPAVEAPAEEAPAEAEPPPAEEAPAEEAPEVQSPPAEEAPAEEPPEIQSPPAEEAPAEEPPEVQSPPAEEAPAEEAPEVQSPPAEEAPAEEPPEVQSPPAEEVPAGEPPEVQSPPAEEAPAEEAPEVQSPPAEEVPAEEALAEVEPPPAEEAPAGEPSEVQSPPAEEAPAEEAPEVQSPPSEEAPAEEAPEVQSVPAGQAPAEEPLEVQPPPAEDATEEEASEVQSLPTDEAPAEEGLGFQSPPADKAPEEEAPEVQSPPAEEAPAEEPPEVQSLPADEAPAEEATEEVQSPPTEESPAEEAPAELQPPSTEETTSEMVSVEKQPSLTEEPFITPISLEETSAEVLLPPFEQTPADEALVENVSPVDQAPKEADVLVEKLESGNLDDKPKSEEPLERDTIPKDSSGTKNEGVSFEIKGVIHIELE; this is translated from the coding sequence ATGGAAGAGAAGGATGAATCTGAACAGTCTATCTCGGCAGGGAGGCAAGAAATTCGAAAGAGAAGACGACCGAGCCAGCCCATGGTAGATAAATCCCAGCAGACTGAagtgacagagaaaaagaaacaattgtCTATACCACAATCTTCTGGCCCCAAAGCTGCCCTTAGTATTGGTAATATTCCTGGAAGCAAATTAAACTATGAATGTCATAGAGTATCTTCTCAACTTCAGCAAACTTGGATAAAGAGAAAGCGTGTACAGGATATGGCTGATAAGTCTCTACAGACAGAAACTAttgcagaagagaaaaaagaagaaatcaagttAGTTTGTGAAGCAGTGGTACCTGAGGAAAAGCCAGCTGCTGTTGAAGTAGGTCCTGAATTTCCAGAGAGTGTTCGGGAAGTAGAAGTTCCACCAAACAGATACTCTGTTCAGGTCAAAATAGACAGATCTCAGCAGACTACTTGTACTGGAGACTGGACAATGATGAACTTTCCTCAAAAAGATAAACTAGACAAGGAACAGCAGACATACTTTAGTGAATCAGAAATAGTGGTTATTGGATGGCCGACTAATTCTTTTTCAAAGTCAAAGGAAGGTGCACAGAAGCGCAAATCTTCAGGGAATATTTTTCTTAGTGAACATCCTGAATTTCAACCCACAACAAGTAGCAATGAAGAAATTAGGCGGCCAAGTATTAGCAGAACAGTGTCTATTTCACCAACCAAAAAAGATTCTCCTGTACCTTTAGAAGATGAGAAAGATGTTCCAGTTGAAGTACAGCCTCCTGCTGCAGAAGAGATCTCTGCTGAAGAACAGCTTCCACTAGCTGAGACTACTTCAGAAGAGGTTCCTGTGGCAGTTCAGCCTCCACCAGCTGAAGAGCCTCCTCTTGAAGCACAGCCTTCCCCCACTGAAGAGGCTCCTGGAGATGAGGCCCCTGCTAAAGTAGAGCCTACACCAGCTGAAGAGGCTCTTTCAGAAAAGCCTCCTGCTGAAGAGGCTCTTGTTGAAATACAGCCTTCCCCAGTGGAAGAGGCTGCTGGAGATGAGGCCCCTGCTAAAGTAGAGGCCACCTCATCTGAAGAGACTCTTTTAAAAGAGCCTCTTACTGAAGTTCAGCCTCCTGCAGCTGAAGAGGCTCCTATACAAGATACCCCAGAACTTCAACTTTCACCAGCTGTGGAGGCCCCTGCAGAAGAGGCCCCAGCTGAAGCTGAGCCTCCACCAGCTGAGGAGGCCCCTGCAGAAGAGGCCCCAGAAGTTCAGTCTCCACCAGCTGAGGAGGCCCCTGCAGAAGAGCCCCCAGAGATTCAGTCTCCACCAGCTGAGGAGGCCCCTGCAGAAGAGCCCCCAGAGGTTCAGTCTCCACCAGCTGAGGAGGCCCCTGCAGAAGAGGCCCCAGAAGTTCAGTCTCCACCAGCTGAGGAGGCCCCTGCAGAAGAGCCCCCAGAGGTTCAGTCTCCACCAGCTGAAGAGGTCCCTGCAGGGGAGCCCCCAGAGGTTCAGTCTCCACCAGCTGAGGAGGCCCCTGCAGAAGAGGCCCCAGAAGTTCAGTCTCCACCAGCTGAGGAGGTCCCTGCAGAAGAGGCCCTAGCTGAAGTTGAGCCTCCACCAGCTGAAGAGGCCCCTGCAGGAGAGCCCTCAGAGGTTCAATCTCCACCAGCTGAAGAGGCTCCTGCAGAAGAGGCCCCAGAAGTTCAGTCTCCACCATCTGAGGAGGCCCCTGCAGAAGAGGCCCCAGAAGTTCAGTCTGTACCAGCTGGGCAGGCCCCTgcagaagagcccctggaagttCAGCCTCCACCAGCTGAGGATGCCACTGAAGAGGAGGCCTCAGAAGTTCAGTCTCTACCAACTGATGAGGCCCCTGCAGAAGAGGGCCTAGGATTTCAGTCTCCACCAGCTGACAAGGCCCCTGAAGAAGAGGCCCCAGAAGTTCAGTCTCCACCAGCTGAGGAGGCCCCTGCAGAAGAGCCCCCAGAAgttcagtctttaccagctgatgaGGCCCCTGCAGAAGAGGCCACAGAAGAAGTTCAATCTCCACCCACTGAGGAGTCTCCTGCAGAAGAGGCCCCCGCTGAACTTCAGCCTCCATCAACTGAAGAAACTACTTCAGAAATGGTCTCTGTTGAGAAACAGCCTTCACTCACTGAAGAGCCCTTTATTACACCAATCTCCTTAGAGGAAACCTCTGCTGAAGTTCTGCTTCCACCATTTGAGCAAACCCCTGCAGATGAGGCTCTGGTAGAGAATGTGTCTCCAGTAGATCAGGCTCCAAAGGAAGCAGATGTCCTGGTGGAAAAATTAGAATCAGGGAATTTGGATGATAAGCCAAAATCTGAAGAGCCTTTAGAACGGGATACTATTCCTAAAGATTCATCTGGTACCAAGAATGAAGGGgtttcttttgaaataaagggtgtcaTCCATATAGAACTGGAATAG